In Schistocerca cancellata isolate TAMUIC-IGC-003103 chromosome 7, iqSchCanc2.1, whole genome shotgun sequence, a genomic segment contains:
- the LOC126092141 gene encoding uncharacterized protein LOC126092141, translated as MTSLHRAAEWDQAEVARLLLGAGGSVDSREPLFQRTPLHVAAAEGHVAVARVLVDAGADVEARDSDGRTALQVAAASGGSGVVALLSPAAAGLPHEEPAAHGCGDLLLDGPAKAAPQLLA; from the exons ATGACGAGCCTGCACCGCGCGGCCGAGTGGGACCAGGCCGAGGTGGCCCGCCTGCTGCTGGGGGCCGGCGGATCCGTGGACAGCCGCGAGCCGCTCTTCCAGAGGACGCCGCTGCACGTGGCGGCCGCGGAGGGACACGTGGCCGTCGCACGCGTGCTCGTCGACGCCGGGGCAG ACGTGGAGGCTCGCGACAGCGACGGCCGCACCGCCCTGCAGGTGGCGGCGGCGAGCGGCGGATCCGGCGTCGTGGCGCTGCTGTCGCCGGCAGCCGCCGGCCTGCCGCACGAGGAACCGGCGGCGCACGGTTGCGGCGACTTGCTGCTCGACGGCCCGGCCAAGGCTGCGCCGCAGCTGCTCGCCTGA